One window of Cherax quadricarinatus isolate ZL_2023a chromosome 18, ASM3850222v1, whole genome shotgun sequence genomic DNA carries:
- the LOC138852845 gene encoding uncharacterized protein: SSSSSSSSSSSSSSSSSSSSSSSSSSSSSSSSSSSSSSSSSSSSSSSSSSSSSSSSSSSSSSSSSSSSSSSSSSSSSSSSSSSSSSSSSSSSSSSSSSSSSSSSSSSSSSSSSSSSSSSSSSSSSSSSSSSSSSSSSSSSSSSSSSSSSSSSSSSSSSSSSSSSSSSSSSSSSSSSSSSSSSSSSSSSSSSSSSSSSSSSSSSSSSSSSSSSSSSSSSSSSSSSSSSSSSSSSSSSSSSSSSSSSSSSSSSSSSSSSSSSSSSSSSSSSSSSSSSSSSSSSSSSSSSSSSSSSSSSSSSSSSSSSSSSSSSSSSSSSSSSSSSSSSSSSSSSSSSSSSSSSSSSSSSSSSSSSSSSSSSSSSSSSSSSSSSSSSSSSSSSSSSSSSSSSSSSSSSSSSSSSSSSSSSSSSSSSSSSSSSSSSSSSSSSSSSSSSSSSSSSSSSSSSSSSSSSSSSSSSSSSSSSSSSSSSSSSSSSSSSSSSSSSSSSSSSSSSSSSSSSSSSSSSSSSSSSSSSSSSSSSSSSSSSSSSSSSSSSSSSSSSSSSSSSSSSSSSSSSSSSSSSSSSSSSSSSSSSSSSSSSSSSSSSSSSSSSSSSSSSSSSSSSSSSSSSSSSSSSSSSSSS; this comes from the coding sequence agcagcagcagcagcagcagcagcagcagcagcagcagcagcagcagcagcagcagcagcagcagcagcagcagcagcagcagcagcagcagcagcagcagcagcagcagcagcagcagcagcagcagcagcagcagcagcagcagcagcagcagcagcagcagcagcagcagcagcagcagcagcagcagcagcagcagcagcagcagcagcagcagcagcagcagcagcagcagcagcagcagcagcagcagcagcagcagcagcagcagcagcagcagcagcagcagcagcagcagcagcagcagcagcagcagcagcagcagcagcagcagcagcagcagcagcagcagcagcagcagcagcagcagcagcagcagcagcagcagcagcagcagcagcagcagcagcagcagcagcagcagcagcagcagcagcagcagcagcagcagcagcagcagcagcagcagcagcagcagcagcagcagcagcagcagcagcagcagcagcagcagcagcagcagcagcagcagcagcagcagcagcagcagcagcagcagcagcagcagcagcagcagcagcagcagcagcagcagcagcagcagcagcagcagcagcagcagcagcagcagcagcagcagcagcagcagcagcagcagcagcagcagcagcagcagcagcagcagcagcagcagcagcagcagcagcagcagcagcagcagcagcagcagcagcagcagcagcagcagcagcagcagcagcagcagcagcagcagcagcagcagcagcagcagcagcagcagcagcagcagcagcagcagcagcagcagcagcagcagcagcagcagcagcagcagcagcagcagcagcagcagcagcagcagcagcagcagcagcagcagcagcagcagcagcagcagcagcagcagcagcagcagcagcagcagcagcagcagcagcagcagcagcagcagcagcagcagcagcagcagcagcagcagcagcagcagcagcagcagcagcagcagcagcagcagcagcagcagcagcagcagcagcagcagcagcagcagcagcagcagcagcagcagcagcagcagcagcagcagcagcagcagcagcagcagcagcagcagcagcagcagcagcagcagcagcagcagcagcagcagcagcagcagcagcagcagcagcagcagcagcagcagcagcagcagcagcagcagcagcagcagcagcagcagcagcagcagcagcagcagcagcagcagcagcagcagcagcagcagcagcagcagcagcagcagcagcagcagcagcagcagcagcagcagcagcagcagcagcagcagcagcagcagcagcagcagcagcagcagcagcagcagcagcagcagcagcagcagcagcagcagcagcagcagcagcagcagcagcagcagcagcagcagcagcagcagcagcagcagcagcagcagcagcagcagcagcagcagcagcagcagcagcagcagcagcagcagcagcagcagcagcagcagcagcagcagcagcagcagcagcagcagcagcagcagcagcagcagcagcagcagcagcagcagcagcagcagcagcagcagcagcagcagcagcagcagcagcagcagcagcagcagcagcagcagcagcagcagcagcagcagcagcagcagcagcagcagcagcagcagcagcagcagcagcagcagcagcagcagcagcagcagcagcagcagcagcagcagcagcagcagcagcagcagcagcagcagcagcagcagcagcagcagcagcagcagcagcagcagcagcagcagcagcagcagcagcagcagcagcagcagcagc